Proteins encoded in a region of the Armatimonadota bacterium genome:
- a CDS encoding adenine phosphoribosyltransferase → MGELLAEKLIRNIPDFPQPGVLFRDITPVLQNPQALREVVEKMTEYARSRQPDVIVGIESRGFVFGIPIALELGVGFVPVRKLGKLPYKKIVEEYALEYGTNAMEIHVDAVQPGQRVVIVDDLLATGGTAAAAARLVERLGGVVAGFDFLIELEFLKGRKVLHGYDVSTLIRFP, encoded by the coding sequence ATGGGGGAACTGCTCGCTGAGAAGTTGATACGCAACATTCCCGATTTTCCGCAGCCCGGGGTGCTTTTCCGCGACATCACGCCTGTGCTACAGAACCCACAGGCGCTGCGTGAAGTGGTAGAGAAGATGACCGAATATGCTCGCAGCCGCCAGCCCGATGTGATTGTGGGCATCGAGTCGCGTGGGTTCGTGTTTGGTATCCCGATTGCGCTGGAGCTGGGCGTGGGTTTCGTACCGGTACGCAAATTAGGCAAACTGCCGTATAAAAAGATTGTAGAGGAGTATGCGCTAGAGTACGGCACCAACGCGATGGAGATACACGTGGACGCCGTACAACCCGGACAGCGTGTGGTGATTGTAGATGACCTGCTGGCAACTGGTGGCACTGCCGCTGCGGCGGCGCGGCTGGTGGAGCGTCTGGGCGGAGTGGTTGCCGGCTTTGACTTTCTGATTGAGCTGGAGTTCCTGAAGGGGCGGAAGGTGTTGCATGGCTACGACGTATCCACCCTCATCCGCTTCCCGTAG
- a CDS encoding xanthine/uracil permease, with translation MATTYPPSSASRSILNRLFALDERGSTVQREVIAGLATFMTMAYIIFVNPLVLKTAGMPVEAVAAATCIAAAIPTLLMGLWANYPFALASGMGLNAALAMHATQPGMDWQTMMGVIVVEGAIVTVLVLTRVREQVMQAIPMNLKRAIGVGIGIFIAFLGLQHAGWVLKGAGSVYLTHGVFTTKGTLVSTMGVLLMMLLLAFRVRGAILLGILGTAAVAWVADVLTPGSTRLTTLPERWLAMPDFSTFGQANVVGALQPALVGVIFAFLITDFFDTMGTVIGIGGQAGFLDERGNLPRLNRVLLTDSLAAVWGGLCGASSVTTYIESAAGISEGGRTGLTAVVVGVLFLLSLLFAPLVGAVPSVATAPALIIVGYLMMSVVREMDFQTPEHGIPAFLTMLLIPLTQSISFGIGVGFISHVVVMLLRGRGREVSPWMYGIALLFAISFVWGA, from the coding sequence ATGGCTACGACGTATCCACCCTCATCCGCTTCCCGTAGCATCTTGAACCGCCTGTTTGCCCTGGACGAACGCGGCAGCACGGTGCAGCGTGAGGTTATCGCCGGGCTTGCCACGTTCATGACGATGGCGTACATCATCTTCGTGAACCCGTTGGTGCTGAAGACAGCAGGAATGCCTGTCGAGGCAGTCGCCGCTGCCACCTGTATCGCCGCCGCTATCCCCACGCTTCTTATGGGTTTGTGGGCGAACTATCCCTTTGCGCTTGCCAGCGGGATGGGGCTGAACGCCGCGCTCGCTATGCACGCTACGCAACCGGGCATGGACTGGCAGACCATGATGGGCGTCATCGTAGTGGAAGGCGCGATCGTCACCGTGCTGGTACTGACCCGCGTGCGCGAACAGGTCATGCAGGCTATCCCTATGAACCTCAAACGCGCTATCGGAGTGGGCATTGGTATCTTCATCGCCTTTTTAGGGTTGCAACATGCGGGCTGGGTGCTGAAAGGTGCCGGAAGCGTTTACCTCACACACGGTGTGTTCACCACCAAAGGCACGCTGGTCTCCACCATGGGTGTGCTGTTGATGATGCTGTTGCTGGCGTTTCGGGTGCGTGGGGCGATTCTGCTGGGCATTTTGGGGACGGCGGCGGTGGCGTGGGTAGCCGATGTACTCACGCCGGGATCTACCCGATTGACCACCCTGCCCGAACGGTGGCTGGCGATGCCCGATTTCTCTACCTTCGGGCAGGCGAACGTTGTGGGGGCGTTGCAACCTGCTCTGGTAGGCGTCATCTTCGCCTTCCTTATCACCGACTTCTTCGACACGATGGGCACGGTCATCGGCATTGGTGGGCAAGCAGGCTTTCTGGACGAGCGCGGCAATTTGCCCCGCCTCAACCGCGTACTGCTAACCGACTCGCTGGCGGCGGTGTGGGGCGGGTTGTGCGGCGCAAGTTCTGTCACCACCTACATCGAAAGCGCGGCGGGCATCAGCGAAGGTGGGCGCACGGGGCTCACTGCGGTGGTGGTGGGTGTGCTGTTCCTGCTGAGCCTGTTGTTTGCGCCTCTGGTGGGGGCTGTGCCCTCGGTGGCTACCGCTCCTGCGCTGATTATCGTCGGCTACCTGATGATGAGTGTCGTGCGGGAGATGGACTTCCAGACGCCGGAACATGGCATTCCTGCATTTCTCACTATGCTACTTATCCCGTTGACACAGAGCATCTCCTTTGGTATTGGCGTGGGGTTTATCTCGCATGTGGTAGTGATGCTGTTGCGCGGCAGGGGGCGCGAAGTCTCGCCGTGGATGTACGGTATCGCCCTGCTGTTCGCCATCAGCTTCGTGTGGGGGGCTTAA
- a CDS encoding LacI family transcriptional regulator, translated as MRVTIKDIANRLNLSTATVSKVLSGRESAFISEATRQKVLETAREMGYRPNRVARALVTGKTDIISLWAETLAPYHTEVVNLLMDQMRPYGFELIVTDMVKHPDWRAYCEKFPQWQVDGIIALDSPRCVRAYREANPMVRTPLVSIGAYYVEEGDFVGVDLYSGATEAVQHLLQTGCRRPAYLVCEYGNHVGDARYDGYTFVMQQSGLEPLVIVAEQSSRPSARQRMHEYLDEYPCPDGLFCFNDEMAIGAYRALCERGIRVPDDVAIVGCDGIMDTEYLERPLSTVVQPVAEMCRLGWEFLLRRIENPSVAPQQVLLKAHLVVRDSSRRS; from the coding sequence ATGCGAGTCACCATCAAGGACATTGCGAATCGGTTAAATCTGTCCACGGCAACGGTGTCGAAGGTGCTGAGCGGACGGGAAAGCGCGTTCATCTCGGAGGCGACGAGGCAAAAGGTGCTGGAAACGGCGCGAGAAATGGGCTACCGCCCGAACCGGGTAGCGCGTGCGTTAGTCACAGGCAAGACCGACATCATCTCGTTATGGGCAGAGACACTGGCGCCTTACCATACGGAAGTGGTGAACCTGTTGATGGACCAGATGCGCCCCTACGGCTTTGAGCTCATTGTAACGGATATGGTGAAACATCCCGACTGGCGTGCCTACTGTGAGAAGTTTCCACAATGGCAGGTGGACGGCATCATCGCGCTGGATTCGCCGCGCTGTGTGCGCGCGTATCGCGAGGCGAATCCGATGGTGCGCACCCCGCTGGTAAGCATCGGCGCGTACTATGTGGAAGAGGGCGACTTTGTTGGAGTGGACCTGTACTCGGGTGCGACAGAGGCAGTGCAACATCTGTTGCAGACAGGGTGTCGGCGTCCGGCTTATCTGGTGTGTGAGTACGGTAACCACGTTGGCGACGCCCGCTATGATGGTTATACCTTCGTGATGCAGCAGTCGGGGCTGGAGCCGTTAGTTATTGTGGCGGAGCAGTCCTCACGTCCCAGCGCGCGCCAGCGCATGCATGAGTATCTGGACGAGTACCCCTGTCCCGACGGCTTGTTCTGTTTCAACGATGAGATGGCAATCGGCGCGTACCGTGCTCTGTGCGAGCGTGGCATCCGCGTGCCAGACGATGTAGCCATCGTGGGCTGTGACGGCATCATGGACACCGAATACCTGGAGCGTCCATTGAGCACAGTGGTACAGCCGGTCGCGGAGATGTGCCGATTGGGATGGGAGTTTTTGCTCCGACGTATCGAGAACCCATCGGTCGCCCCCCAGCAGGTGTTGCTGAAGGCGCATCTGGTGGTGCGTGATTCGTCACGGAGGAGTTAG
- a CDS encoding UDP-N-acetyl-D-glucosamine dehydrogenase: protein MQQLQQRIQSRTAKVGVIGLGYVGLPMAVGAAVAGYPVIGFDIDRRKIDAIAAGERYIEDVEPDEWKIAIESGRLIATADFVRLRECDVVLVCVPTPINRAKEPDMSAVEAATDSIARALRAEQLIIVESTTYPGTTVELVKPRLEATGLRAGIDFALVFSPERIDPGNKRFKLRQVPKVVGGLTEQCTQLAIEFYSAFIDQLVPVSSPTAAEMTKIYENVFRSVNIALVNELALLCNRMGLNVWEVIEAASTKPYGFMTFYPGPGLGGHCIPVDPYYLAWKARHYDFHVKFVELSATINDSMPYYVCSRVNDALNSHFKSVNGSDILILGVTYKRDVADLRESPALKIIEILHQRGAKVSYHDPYIPTLHVQDHVDLHLQSETLTPERLQQADCVVVVADHSSYDWAVIAENAKLVVDTRNALKAFSASHIWKL from the coding sequence ATGCAACAGCTGCAACAACGGATACAATCCCGCACGGCGAAGGTGGGCGTTATTGGATTGGGCTACGTCGGACTGCCGATGGCGGTCGGCGCGGCGGTGGCGGGTTATCCCGTCATCGGATTCGATATCGACAGGCGCAAGATTGATGCGATCGCTGCGGGCGAGCGATACATCGAGGATGTAGAGCCGGACGAATGGAAAATCGCCATCGAGAGCGGACGGCTGATTGCTACGGCGGATTTCGTGCGCCTGCGCGAGTGTGATGTGGTGCTGGTGTGCGTGCCCACGCCCATCAACCGCGCTAAAGAGCCCGATATGAGCGCAGTGGAAGCCGCTACCGACTCCATAGCACGCGCCCTGCGGGCGGAACAGCTGATTATTGTGGAGAGCACTACCTACCCGGGTACCACCGTCGAACTGGTCAAGCCGCGTCTGGAAGCCACTGGACTGCGGGCAGGCATCGATTTCGCGCTGGTGTTCTCCCCGGAACGCATCGACCCGGGCAATAAGCGGTTCAAGCTGCGCCAGGTGCCCAAAGTGGTGGGTGGTTTGACGGAGCAGTGCACGCAGCTGGCAATCGAGTTCTACAGCGCGTTCATCGACCAGCTGGTTCCCGTCTCCTCGCCTACCGCGGCAGAGATGACCAAGATTTACGAGAACGTCTTCCGCAGTGTGAACATCGCCCTGGTGAACGAGCTCGCGCTGCTGTGCAACCGTATGGGGCTGAATGTATGGGAAGTGATTGAAGCGGCGTCCACCAAGCCGTACGGCTTCATGACCTTCTACCCCGGTCCCGGTTTAGGCGGGCACTGTATTCCTGTAGACCCGTACTATCTGGCGTGGAAAGCGCGGCACTACGACTTTCATGTGAAGTTCGTGGAGCTTTCCGCAACTATCAACGACAGTATGCCCTACTACGTCTGCTCGCGGGTGAACGACGCGCTCAACTCGCACTTTAAAAGCGTCAACGGCTCCGACATCCTGATACTGGGCGTCACCTACAAGCGCGATGTGGCAGACCTGCGCGAGTCACCCGCACTGAAGATCATCGAGATTTTGCACCAGCGCGGGGCAAAAGTCAGCTACCACGACCCCTACATACCGACCCTGCACGTGCAGGACCATGTGGATCTGCATCTGCAGAGTGAGACGTTGACTCCGGAACGGCTACAGCAGGCGGATTGCGTAGTGGTAGTGGCGGACCACAGCAGTTACGACTGGGCGGTGATCGCGGAGAACGCGAAGCTAGTTGTGGACACGCGCAACGCGCTCAAGGCGTTTTCTGCGTCCCACATCTGGAAGTTGTAG
- a CDS encoding dTDP-glucose 4,6-dehydratase, which produces MRVLVTGGAGFIGSHFARYLLNKYPDYRVTVLDALTYAGNLSNIADLMGDPRFAFYHGDVREPVVVRNLVRNHDWVVNFAAETHVDRSILSPGSFLQTDVYGAYVLLEACREFGGKRFLQVSTDEVYGEVLEGFAGEDAPLRPRSPYSASKASADLLAQAYFHTYGLDVLVTRGSNTYGPNQYPEKMIPLFITNALEDRPLPLYGDGSQIRDWIYVEDHCAGIDTVLHQGKAGEVYNIGAGNLLKNRSVAEKILEVLGKPLSLIQSVADRPGHDRRYAVDTSRLRALGWSPRWEFEQGLQQTVEWYCTYTDWWQEIKRRKEYQQFTTQWYTQRSGATLPQE; this is translated from the coding sequence ATGAGAGTATTAGTCACCGGCGGCGCCGGATTCATCGGTAGCCATTTTGCTCGTTATTTACTGAACAAATACCCCGACTATCGGGTGACGGTGCTGGACGCGCTGACCTACGCAGGCAACCTGTCCAACATCGCCGACCTGATGGGCGACCCGCGCTTCGCCTTCTATCACGGCGACGTGCGCGAACCGGTGGTGGTGCGCAACCTGGTGCGCAACCACGACTGGGTGGTGAACTTCGCCGCAGAGACGCATGTGGACCGTTCTATCCTGAGCCCGGGCAGCTTCTTGCAGACGGATGTTTATGGCGCGTATGTGTTGCTGGAAGCATGTCGCGAGTTCGGCGGCAAACGCTTCCTCCAGGTATCTACGGACGAGGTATATGGAGAGGTGCTGGAAGGCTTCGCCGGTGAGGACGCGCCCTTACGCCCGCGCAGTCCCTACTCCGCCAGTAAAGCATCGGCGGACCTGCTGGCTCAGGCTTACTTTCACACATACGGACTGGACGTGCTGGTGACGCGCGGCTCCAATACCTACGGACCCAACCAGTATCCTGAAAAGATGATACCGCTGTTCATTACCAACGCGCTGGAGGACCGTCCTCTGCCTCTGTATGGCGACGGCTCGCAGATTCGAGACTGGATTTACGTGGAAGACCACTGTGCGGGTATCGACACCGTGCTGCATCAGGGCAAGGCGGGCGAGGTGTACAATATCGGCGCGGGCAACCTGTTGAAAAACCGTTCGGTTGCCGAAAAAATACTGGAGGTACTGGGCAAGCCTCTTTCGCTTATCCAGTCAGTAGCAGACCGCCCAGGGCATGATAGGCGTTACGCGGTAGACACCTCTCGACTGCGTGCGCTGGGCTGGTCGCCGCGCTGGGAGTTCGAACAGGGCTTGCAGCAGACCGTCGAGTGGTATTGCACGTATACCGACTGGTGGCAGGAAATCAAGCGTAGAAAAGAGTATCAACAATTTACCACACAATGGTATACGCAACGCAGTGGAGCGACTCTCCCGCAGGAGTAA